Within Streptomyces albofaciens JCM 4342, the genomic segment GGCCGCGGTGCGCCGCGTCCACGGCGACCTGCCAGACGAACAGCGTCCGCGGGGACTCGGGGCGGAGGTAGCCGGTGATGAAGGCGGCCGGCTCGCCCGCGCCGTCGCGGGCGACGGCGGAGGTGGCGGCGAAGTCCCGGCACCACAGCAGGTAGCTGTAGGAGGAGTTCAGGTCCAGTGCCTTGGAGTCGCGGGCGATGCGCCAGATCGCGGCTCCGTCCTCCACGCGTGGGGTGTCGAGCTTGAAGCCCTCCGGCATTTCTCTGATATCGCTTCGGGCACCTGCATGGTCTGCTTGCGCGGCGGTCATGCGAATTCAATTTACCCAGGGAAAAAGGAAAATGCATCGGGGGGAGGGGTTACGTGGAGCGGGGTTCCTGTGTTATCGCGCGGGGGCGCACGAGCGCGCGAGGCGCCCGCGCGATGTCCGGGTTTGCCCGGAAAATGTGGGGTGAAGTGGACAGCTTGTGTGGTCGGTCACAGCTCCGTAACGTCCTGGCGACCGGTTGGAATTATTCGCTCCGGCGCTAGCGAAATCTTGGCGTTTGAGCTGCGAAAAAGCGGGCAGAAGAATACGGGAAGCTGCGCACTTATGAATTGGGAATTCGCCGGTAAAAGGTGTACCGCAAGAAAAGCCGGGGCGTCCACGGTGTTTACGTGACGGGGATCGGCGGATGGGTCCCAAGTGAATCGGCGGCCACCGCGCGCCGCCCTGCGGACAACGTCCGACACAAAGGTGGGCCGAATGGCGGCCCGCGCGCGCCGGCCGGGCTCGCGGACCCGGTGCCGTCCGGCGTAGGGCGCGTCATACAGTGCGGCCATGAGTGAGAGCGTGGTGCTGCACATCAAGGGGAGGGTCCTGGCCGGGCCGGACGACGTGCGCGACGAACTCTGGGTCGTCGACGGCCGGGTGACGTACGAGCGGCCCGTGGGCGCGCGGGAGGTGACGACCGTACGGGGCTGGGCGCTGCCGGGACTGGTCGACGCCCACTGCCATGTGGGGCTCGACGCGCACGGGCCGGTGGACGAGGCGACCAGCGAGAAGCAGGCGCTGACCGAGCGGGAGGCGGGCACGCTGCTGCTCAGGGACGCCGGATCGCCGTCCGACACCCGCTGGATCGACGACCGCGAGGACCTGCCGCGCATCATCCGCGCCGGCCGGCACATCGCCCGCACGCGCCGCTACATCCGCAACTACGCCCACGAGATCGAGCCCGAGGACCTCGTCGCCTACGTCGCGCGGGAGGCCCGGCGCGGCGACGGCTGGGTCAAACTGGTCGGCGACTGGATCGACCGCGAGACCGGTGACCTGGGCGCCTGCTGGCCGCGCGGCGCCGTCGAGGCGGCCATCGCGGAGGCACACCGGCTCGGGGCCCGGGTCACCGCCCACTGCTTCGCCGAGGAGACCCTCGCCCCGCTGGTCGAGGCGGGCATCGACTGCATCGAACACGCCACCGGCCTCACGGAGGAGACGATTCCGCTCTTCGCCGAGCGGGGCGTGGCGATCGTGCCGACGCTGGTGAACATCGCCACGTTCCCCACGCTGGCGGCCGGGGGTGAGAAGAAGTTCCCCGCCTGGGCGAGCCATATGAGAAGCCTGCACGAGCGCCGTTACGACACGGTACGCGCCGCGTACGACGCCGGGGTGCCCATCTTCGCCGGCACCGACGCCGGCGGGTCGCTCGCGCACGGCCTGATCGCTCAGGAGGTCGCCGAGCTGACCAAGGCGGGCATCCCGCCGGTGGACGCGCTCGCCGCCACGACGTGGGGGGCGCGGCGGTGGCTGGGACGGCCGGGGCTGGAGGAAGGTGCCCCGGCGGACCTGGTCGTGTACGACGGGGATCCGCGTGCGGACGTACGGGTGTTGGGGGCGCCCCGGCGGGTGGTGTTGCGGGGGCGGGTGGTGGGCTGAGGCCCGTATCCGCCGGTTTCCGCCTGTGGCGGCGCGTCGATGTTGGTGGTGCCGGTTTCCGCCTGTGGCGGCGCGTCGGTGTTGGTGGTGCCGGTTTCCGCCCGTGGCGGCGCTTCGATGTTGGTGGCGCGGGCCCGGCCCCTCCGGACTTCGTCCTGCGGTGCCGGGCCCTTCCGTACGTGGTCGGCTGCGGCGGTGTGGGTGGGTGGGGGGACGCCTGCCCCCGTTGGTCGTTGGTCGCTGTGCGGCGGGAGGGGGTGGGCCGTAGGGCGGAGTCTGGAGGGCCGGTTCCGCGTCGGGCTGCGGGTGGGCGGCTGCCGGTACGGGGGCGGGCCCGAGCCCTCTTGTACGTGTCAGTCCGCGGCGGTGTGGGTGGGGGACGCCTGCCCCTGTTGGCCGTGGCGTGCGTTCGAGCGCTCGCCGCGGGCCATCCAAGCGGCCACCGCCGCGCCCGAGATGTTGTGCCATACGGAGAAGACCGCTGCCGGGAGCGCCGCCGCGGGGCTGAAGTGGGCGGTGGCCAGGGAGGCCGCCAGGCCGGAGTTCTGCATGCCCACCTCGAAGGCCATCGCCCGGCCGGCCGGTTTGCCCAGGCGGGCCAGGCGGCCGGCCGCGTAACCGAGGGCCAGGCCGAGGCCGTTGTGCAGGACCACCGCGAGGATCACCAGGGCCGCCGCGTCCTTGATGCGGGCGGCGCTGCCGGACACGACGATCAGGACGATGACCGCGATGGTCAGTGCGGACAGCCACGGCAGGGTGGGGAGCGCCCGGCTGATCCGGCGGCCCGCCACGAGCCGGACCAGGAGGCCGCCCAGTACCGGCAGCAGCACCGTTTTGAGGATGTCGGTCACCATGACGCCGGCGTCCACGTCCAGGAACTGACCGGCGAGCAGGAGGGTCAGCGGTGGGGTGATCAGGGGGGCGAGGACGGTGGAGACCGTCGCCACCGAGACCGAGAGGGCCACGTCGCCGCGGGCCAGGTACGTCACGACGTTGGAGGCGGTGCCGCTGGGGGCGCAGCCGACCAGGATGACGCCGGCCGCGAGCTGCGGGGGCAGGTGGAGGGCGGTGGCGATCAGCCAGCCCAGGCCGGGCATGATCACGTAGTGGGCGACCAGGCCCAGGCCCACCGCCCAGGGGCGCTTGGCTACCGCCGTGAAGTCCGGTGGCGTCAGGGTCAGGCCCATCGAGAACATCACGATGCCGAGCAGCCAGGGGACGGCGGGTGCCCAGCCGGTGAACGGCGCGGGCCACAGCAGGCCGACCGCCCCGGCCGCGATCACCAGCAGCGGGAAGACGGTGACGGCCCGCCGCGCCGCGCGGTCGGAGGCGGGCAGGTCGCCGGTGGGGGCGGGGCGCTGGCTGAGCTGTTCGGTGGGCACGGCGGCACCTTAGCGCCGGACTGCGTGTACCGGACATCGGGTTTCGGATGGTGGACGGCGGGCGGGGGTCCGGTCGTGTCAGGTGGCGGCCGACTCGTCCGCCTCCGCCGCTTTGAGCAGTGCTGCCAGCAGCCCCGGAAACCGCGCTTCCAGGTCCTCGCGGCGCAGCGAGATGTAGCGCTCCCGGCCGATCCGGCGGGTGTGGGTCCAGCCCGCCTGCCGCAGGACGCGGAAGTGGTACGAGCCGGTGGCCCGGGTGACGGGCAGGTCGATGTCGCCGCACCCCGCCTCGCCGTGCTCGGCGAGCCGCCGCACGATGTGCTGCCGCAGCGGATCGCCGAACGCCTGGAGGAGCGGGCCGAGCCGGATGGCGGACGCGTCCGGCTGATCGGGGTCGGCCGGGGGACCGGCGATGGGGGGCGTGCTGCGGGCGGTCTCCATCGGAGGCATGTTTAGAAGGCCTTCTAAGTGAGTGATACGGTCCGGATCATCGATCAATGCTTCGACGATCCTCTAACTGTTTTCGGGAAGCAAGTCGCCGCGTGCCTGCGCCGCGCCCTCCCGCGCCGTCCGATACGAGGTCCCGCCATGTCCACCACCGCACCGAACACCCCCGGCGCCCCGCTGCGCACCCTCTTCTGCATCGGCGTCACCCAGGAGTTCTTCAACGCCGGCGACGAGGAACGGGCCGCCGTCGCCGCCGCCGTCCCGCCCGCCTTCGACCGGCTCGCCGACCGCTTCGGCGTCCGCGTGCTCGGCACCCTCGACGACGACCGGCTCATGGTCGGCGCGTCCACCGCCTGGCCCTGGACCTCGTACATCCTCGCCGACGTTCCCGACCTGGACACCGTGTCCCGGGTCTGCGGCATCGTGCGCGACACGGAGGCGGGTGACGGCGGCGTACGGCTGTGGCGCTATCTGCGCATCGAGGCCAGGGTGGGCCGCCCGCTGTTCTTCGGTGCCGAGTGACCCGTGCCCACCTACCGGAAAGGAGGCACCCCGTGCTGGACACCGGTCTCGCCGGCCGCACCGTACTGATCACCGGCAGCGCCCAGGGGCTCGGCGCCGCCCTCGTCCGCGCCTTCCACGCCGAAGGCGCGTACGTGGCGGCCCTCGACCTCGACGTCACGGCCAACCGCGCACTGGCCACCGCCCTCGACCCGGACGGCGGACGCGTCCTGCCGGTCCACGCCGACCTGCGCGGCCTCACCGCCACCGAGGCCGCCTACCGCGCGGTCCGCGCCTGGCGCCCCGTGGACGTGCTGGTCAACAACGCGGCCCGGCCGCTCGCCAGGTCCCTGTGGGAGATCACCCCCGCGGAGTGGGACGAGGTCTTCGAGGTCAACCTGCGTGCCGTCTTCTTCCTCACCAGGGCCGTCGCCGCGGACATGCGCGGGCGCGGCTACGGGCGGATCGTGAACATGGCCTCGATCGCCGGGCAGACGCCCCGCCCCACCGGCGCCGCGTACGGGACGTCCAAGGCCGGGCTGATCGCGCTGGGCCGGGTCTTCGCCGCCGAGCTGGCCGCCGACGGCATCACCGTCAACACCGTGGCGCCCGCGATGATCGACACGCCGATGGTCCGCTCCGTCGGGCCCGAGGCGCTGGCCGGTCTGACCGCGCAGGTGCCGCTCGGCCGGATCGCCACGCCGCAGGAGGTCGCCCGCGTCGCCGTCTTCCTGGCTTCGGCGGAGACCTTCGTCACCGGCGCCACGTACGACGTCAACGGCGGCGCGCTGATGCGCTGACCCCGGCGTCAGCCCGCCAGCGCCTTCGCCAGGGCCTCGGTGAAGCGGTCGGTGGTCGCCCGGTCCCGTACGGCCAGCCGCAGCCACTCCGGGCCCAGGCCCGGGAACGTGTCGCCGCGCCGTACCGCGAAGCCGAGCGTGCGCAGCCGGGTGCGGACGGCCGCGGCGTCCGGGAGCCGGACGAGGACGAAGGGACCCTCGGCCGGTGTGGTCACCTGGATCTCTCGGCCGTCGGGGGCGCGTACCTCCGCCAGGCGGGCCAGCAGGTGGTCCCGGTCCGCCGCGATCCGCCGGGCCGCTTCCGCCGCCTCGGCCAGCGCCGCGGGCTCGGAGCACGCTTCGGCCGCGGCGAGCGCGGGCGCCGAGACCGGCCACAGCGGCTGCGCCCGCTCCAGGTCCGCGATGATCTCCGGGGCGGCCAGGACGTAGCCGATCCGCAGGCCAGCCAGGCCCCAGGTCTTGGTGAGGCTGCGCAGGACGACGAGTCCCGGCAGGTCCGTACGGGACGCCAGTGACGCGTGTTCGCCGGGGACGGCGTCCATGAACGCCTCGTCCACGACCAGGGTGCGGCCGGGGCGGGCCAGCCGCGCGATCTCCTCGGCGGGATGCAGGACGGAGGTGGGGTTGGTCGGGTTGCCGATGATGACGAGGTCGGCGGCCTCGGGAACTTCGGAGGCGTTCAGACAAAAGCCGTTCCGTTCGGTGAGGAGCACCCGTTCCACCTGGTGGCCTGCGTCGCGCAGCGCGGCCTCGGGCTCGGTGAACTGGGGGTGGACGACGGCCGGGCGCCGGGCCCGTACCGCACGGGCGATCAGGACGAACGCCTCCGCCGCGCCGGCCGTCAGCAGCACCCGCTCCGGGGGAAGCCCGTGCCGCGCCGCCACCGCCGCGCGCGCCGGGCCGCCGTCCGGGTAGGCGGCCAGCCCGTCCAGGGAGGCGGCGATCCGCGCCTTGAGCCAGGCCGGCGGCGTACCGGTGCGCACGTTGACCGCGAGGTCGGTCAGGGCGGCGTCGGCACCCCGTACCTCGGCGTCGCCGTGGTGGCGCAGGTCCGGCTCGTACGGGCGGGAACCGGGTATGCCGGCGTGCGCGGCGGACGGCGGGGTGGTCACGGTCTCTCCTCGGTGCGGTGGGGTGTGGTGCGGGCCCTGGCCACGGCGCAGGTGGCCCGGGCCCCGGGCAGCGACTTGCGCTTGCCGACGACGAGTTCGGCCGCGGCCGGGCCGGGCCCGGCGCCCGCCGCGGTCAGCGCGGCGGCCTCCGCGACGCTCGGCGTGCCGGCGGCGGCCAGCGGCGCGTGGGACGGGTGTGGTACGGATACGGCGGCCAGGACCGCGGCCGGGTACGTCAGCAGCGGGACGCCGAGCCGCCGCGCCGCCTCGGCCAGCCCGGGCTCCGCCGCCTTGGTGTCCACGGTCGCGAGTGCGGTGACCGCGTCCGGTGACAGGCCCGCCGCGGCGAGGCTGCCGGTGATGAGCGTCAGTACCTCGGCGGCCGGGACGCCCCGGCGGGCGCCGACGCCGACGACGACCGGTGCCGCGTTCACCGCGACCGCCCCGGGCGCCGGACATGCGGGACGCGCGGCCGGTCGGTAAGCAGGAGTGAGGGGTGCCGGAACCCCGGGGAAGGGGTGAGACCGTGCCGGTGGCCATCGCGCTGGGCGCGTTCCTGATGACGCTGCTCGGCGGCTGGATCGCGCACCGCGTCACCGACCGCAGGCACCTGGTCCTGGGCCTGGCCGGGGGCCTGATGCTGGGCGTGGTCGGGCTCGACCTGCTGCCCGAGGCGCTGGAGGCGGCGGGCGGTGAGGTGTTCGGGGTGCCGGCCGCCTTGCTGTGCTTCGTGCTCGGCTTCCTCGCCACGCACGCGGTCGAACGGCTGCTGGCGGTCCGCAAGGCCGCCCACGGCATGGACCCCGGGGAACGGGTGCCACAGGTGGGCCTGACGGCCGCCAGTGCCATGGTGGTGCACAGCTTCATGGACGGCTTCGCGATAGGCCTGGCGTACCAGGTGGGCCGCGAGATGGCGGTGGCGGTGGCGCTCGCCGTCATCGCCCACGACTTCGCGGACGGCTTCAACACGTACACGATCACCAGCCTGTACGGGAACGCCCGCAACCGGGCGCTGCTCATGCTCGGCGCGGACGCGCTCGCCCCGCTGGCCGGTGCCGCCGCCACCCTGGCGTTCACTCTTCCGGAGCAATGGCTCGGGGTGTACCTGGGCTTCTTCGGTGGGGTGCTGCTCTACCTGGCGACCTCCGACATCCTCCCGGAGGCGCATCACGACCATCCCGCGCTGTCCACGCTGCTGTGCACCGTGGCGGGGGTGGGGTTCATCTGGCTGGTGGTCGGCATCGCGGGGTGACCCGGCAGGGGGTGCCGGGCCGGAGCGGCACCGGGCAGGGTGGTCATGGCGTGCCGGCTCCCGCGCCTATGGAGACCGGGCCGTTGCGCCCTTCCAGTACGGCCGTCAGCCCGGGGTCGTCGCCCGCTTCGACGGTGAGCGCGGCCCCCAGCGCGGCCAGCTCGGCGCGGATCGTCGCCGGGTCCGGGTGCGTGCCGGAGAACGCCCGCAGCGGTACGACCGGCAGGTCCTGCCCGGCGGCCGGGTGCGGGGCGTCGCCCCAGTCCAGCAGGAACGGCACCAGCCCGCCCGCGCGCGGCGGCGTCAGCGTCCACGAGAGCGTGCCGCCGTCCGGGGTCCGGCGGCACATCGCCACCGGCTCGCCCGGGTCGTAGCCCAGCGCGCGGGCCCGCGCGACGTGTCCGGCTATGCCGCGTACCCGGACCGCCCAGTGGGCCAGGCGGGGCCCGGTCAGGGAGTCGATGCCGAACCAGCGCGGCGCCTCGGGGCCCGGCTGCGCGGGGTCCGGCCCGATGATCTCCAGGTAGGCGCCGTCGCCCAGCCCCAGCAGGGCGTTGCGGGTGCCCCGCCCGGGGTGTCCGCCGCCCGGCACCGGCCGGACGCCGGTCAGCGCGGCGACCTCGGCGGCGGTGCTCTCCAGGTCGGGGGTGGCGAGGACCAGGTGGTCCAGTACGGCGTCAGCCACGGGAGGCCTCCAACGGCGGGCGGGCAGCGGCGCCCGCCGCCAGGCGGTGGGCCAGCGACGGCTCGGCCGCCCAGTGGACGTGCAGGTACGAGGCGTGCACCCCGTCCTGCACATGGCCCTCCACCCGGCGTGCGGGATGGGTCATGCCCCAGGCGGGGGACGTGCCCGCGCCCGGTTCCAGCACCGTACGGTGGAACTCGTGGCCACGCACCCGCGTACCCGCCACCGCAAGGGCGTTGTCGGTCAGCGCCACCGCCTCCCGGTAGCCCAGCGTGAGCCGCTCCGACATCCGCGCGTCGGCGGGCAGGACTCCGCACATCGGCGCCCCGTCGAGGGACCGCGACAGGTAGAGCAGTCCCGCGCATTCGGCGACGACCGGTGCCCCGGAGGCCGCCAGCCGCACCACGGCCCGGCGCAGCGGCTCGTTGGCCGACAGCTCGGCCGCGTACATCTCGGGGAAGCCGCCGCCGATCACCAGGGCCTGCGTCCCGGCGGGCAGCCGCTCGTCCCGCAGCGGGTCGAACACGGCCACCTCCGCCCCGGCGGCCGTCAGCAGCTCGGCGTGCTCCGCATACGAGAACGTGAACGCGGCGCCGCCCGCGACGGCCACCACCGGCTTGCCGGTCACGCTTTCCGCGCCGCCCTGTGCCACGGCCCGCGCCGGGTCCCAGGCCTCGCCCGGCAGTTCCGGCGCGCTGTGCGCCAGCGCCAGCAGCGCCTTGAG encodes:
- a CDS encoding cobalamin biosynthesis protein, yielding MNAAPVVVGVGARRGVPAAEVLTLITGSLAAAGLSPDAVTALATVDTKAAEPGLAEAARRLGVPLLTYPAAVLAAVSVPHPSHAPLAAAGTPSVAEAAALTAAGAGPGPAAAELVVGKRKSLPGARATCAVARARTTPHRTEERP
- a CDS encoding VOC family protein, which codes for MADAVLDHLVLATPDLESTAAEVAALTGVRPVPGGGHPGRGTRNALLGLGDGAYLEIIGPDPAQPGPEAPRWFGIDSLTGPRLAHWAVRVRGIAGHVARARALGYDPGEPVAMCRRTPDGGTLSWTLTPPRAGGLVPFLLDWGDAPHPAAGQDLPVVPLRAFSGTHPDPATIRAELAALGAALTVEAGDDPGLTAVLEGRNGPVSIGAGAGTP
- the cobC gene encoding Rv2231c family pyridoxal phosphate-dependent protein CobC translates to MTTPPSAAHAGIPGSRPYEPDLRHHGDAEVRGADAALTDLAVNVRTGTPPAWLKARIAASLDGLAAYPDGGPARAAVAARHGLPPERVLLTAGAAEAFVLIARAVRARRPAVVHPQFTEPEAALRDAGHQVERVLLTERNGFCLNASEVPEAADLVIIGNPTNPTSVLHPAEEIARLARPGRTLVVDEAFMDAVPGEHASLASRTDLPGLVVLRSLTKTWGLAGLRIGYVLAAPEIIADLERAQPLWPVSAPALAAAEACSEPAALAEAAEAARRIAADRDHLLARLAEVRAPDGREIQVTTPAEGPFVLVRLPDAAAVRTRLRTLGFAVRRGDTFPGLGPEWLRLAVRDRATTDRFTEALAKALAG
- a CDS encoding bile acid:sodium symporter family protein, whose amino-acid sequence is MPTEQLSQRPAPTGDLPASDRAARRAVTVFPLLVIAAGAVGLLWPAPFTGWAPAVPWLLGIVMFSMGLTLTPPDFTAVAKRPWAVGLGLVAHYVIMPGLGWLIATALHLPPQLAAGVILVGCAPSGTASNVVTYLARGDVALSVSVATVSTVLAPLITPPLTLLLAGQFLDVDAGVMVTDILKTVLLPVLGGLLVRLVAGRRISRALPTLPWLSALTIAVIVLIVVSGSAARIKDAAALVILAVVLHNGLGLALGYAAGRLARLGKPAGRAMAFEVGMQNSGLAASLATAHFSPAAALPAAVFSVWHNISGAAVAAWMARGERSNARHGQQGQASPTHTAAD
- a CDS encoding ArsR/SmtB family transcription factor — translated: METARSTPPIAGPPADPDQPDASAIRLGPLLQAFGDPLRQHIVRRLAEHGEAGCGDIDLPVTRATGSYHFRVLRQAGWTHTRRIGRERYISLRREDLEARFPGLLAALLKAAEADESAAT
- a CDS encoding ZIP family metal transporter; translated protein: MPVAIALGAFLMTLLGGWIAHRVTDRRHLVLGLAGGLMLGVVGLDLLPEALEAAGGEVFGVPAALLCFVLGFLATHAVERLLAVRKAAHGMDPGERVPQVGLTAASAMVVHSFMDGFAIGLAYQVGREMAVAVALAVIAHDFADGFNTYTITSLYGNARNRALLMLGADALAPLAGAAATLAFTLPEQWLGVYLGFFGGVLLYLATSDILPEAHHDHPALSTLLCTVAGVGFIWLVVGIAG
- a CDS encoding SDR family NAD(P)-dependent oxidoreductase; the encoded protein is MLDTGLAGRTVLITGSAQGLGAALVRAFHAEGAYVAALDLDVTANRALATALDPDGGRVLPVHADLRGLTATEAAYRAVRAWRPVDVLVNNAARPLARSLWEITPAEWDEVFEVNLRAVFFLTRAVAADMRGRGYGRIVNMASIAGQTPRPTGAAYGTSKAGLIALGRVFAAELAADGITVNTVAPAMIDTPMVRSVGPEALAGLTAQVPLGRIATPQEVARVAVFLASAETFVTGATYDVNGGALMR
- a CDS encoding amidohydrolase family protein, whose protein sequence is MSESVVLHIKGRVLAGPDDVRDELWVVDGRVTYERPVGAREVTTVRGWALPGLVDAHCHVGLDAHGPVDEATSEKQALTEREAGTLLLRDAGSPSDTRWIDDREDLPRIIRAGRHIARTRRYIRNYAHEIEPEDLVAYVAREARRGDGWVKLVGDWIDRETGDLGACWPRGAVEAAIAEAHRLGARVTAHCFAEETLAPLVEAGIDCIEHATGLTEETIPLFAERGVAIVPTLVNIATFPTLAAGGEKKFPAWASHMRSLHERRYDTVRAAYDAGVPIFAGTDAGGSLAHGLIAQEVAELTKAGIPPVDALAATTWGARRWLGRPGLEEGAPADLVVYDGDPRADVRVLGAPRRVVLRGRVVG
- a CDS encoding cobyrinate a,c-diamide synthase, translating into MSTIPRLVIAAPASGTGKTTVATGLMAAFTEAGLTVSAHKVGPDYIDPGYHALATGRPGRNLDAYLCGPDQVEPLFLHGSAGADLAVVEGVMGLYDGASGLGELASTAQVAKLLRAPVVLVVDASAQSRSVAALVHGFASWDPGVRLAGVILNKVGSDRHEELLRAALDEAGVPVLGALRRAPQVRTPSRHLGLVPVAERQAEAVDSVRAQAAQVREGCDLKALLALAHSAPELPGEAWDPARAVAQGGAESVTGKPVVAVAGGAAFTFSYAEHAELLTAAGAEVAVFDPLRDERLPAGTQALVIGGGFPEMYAAELSANEPLRRAVVRLAASGAPVVAECAGLLYLSRSLDGAPMCGVLPADARMSERLTLGYREAVALTDNALAVAGTRVRGHEFHRTVLEPGAGTSPAWGMTHPARRVEGHVQDGVHASYLHVHWAAEPSLAHRLAAGAAARPPLEASRG